From a region of the Triticum aestivum cultivar Chinese Spring chromosome 7D, IWGSC CS RefSeq v2.1, whole genome shotgun sequence genome:
- the LOC123166092 gene encoding dehydrodolichyl diphosphate synthase CPT3, with amino-acid sequence MLDSLISHDPKVLTEKKPDEIIASGVVESLQNFLRKCIIAVLSYGPMPKHIAFIMDGNRRYAKSRSIKQGTGHSVGFAALMASLIYCYEMGVKYITVYAFSIDNFKRDPSEVKTLMELMEEKINELLENKNVINKVNCKINFWGNLDMLPEPVRLAAQKLMASTAENTGLVFSVCMPYNSTSEIANAVTELCKERRDMMQGQQASGRNGRPANGGACSDISVSDLDRHMYTAGCPDPDIVIRTSGETRLSNFLLWQTTFSHLQNPDPLWPEFSWRHLVWAILQYQRAYPYIEQNKDLAKKQL; translated from the exons ATGCTTGATTCACTTATTAGCCAT GACCCAAAGGTGTTGACTGAGAAGAAGCCTGATGAGATAATTGCGAGTGGTGTTGTTGAAAGTCTGCAGAATTTTCTGCGCAAGTGCATCATAGCTGTCCTCTCATATGGCCCAATGCCTAAGCACATCGCGTTTATCATGGACGGGAACCGCAGATACGCCAAGTCCAGAAGTATCAAGCAAGGCACCGGTCACAGCGTGGGCTTCGCTGCTCTAATGGCAAGTCTTATCTACTGTTACGAGATGGGTGTCAAGTACATCACGGTGTATGCATTCAGCATCGACAATTTCAAACGCGACCCTAGTGAAGTCAAGACCTTGATGGAATTAATGGAGGAAAAGATCAACGAGCTGTTGGAAAACAAGAACGTCATCAACAAGGTTAACTGCAAGATCAACTTCTGGGGGAACCTGGACATGCTTCCTGAACCAGTGCGGCTGGCGGCCCAAAAGCTGATGGCGAGCACCGCCGAGAACACAGGACTGGTCTTCTCCGTCTGCATGCCGTACAACTCAACCTCAGAGATCGCCAACGCCGTCACCGAGCTCTGCAAAGAACGGAGGGATATGATGCAGGGGCAGCAGGCCAGCGGCCGCAACGGCCGCCCTGCAAATGGCGGCGCATGTTCGGATATCTCGGTGTCCGACCTGGATCGCCACATGTACACCGCCGGCTGCCCAGACCCGGACATCGTGATCCGGACCTCGGGCGAGACCCGGCTGAGCAACTTCCTCCTGTGGCAGACGACGTTTAGCCATCTGCAGAACCCAGACCCCCTCTGGCCTGAGTTCTCCTGGAGGCACCTCGTCTGGGCGATACTGCAGTACCAGAGAGCCTACCCGTACATTGAGCAGAACAAAGATCTGGCTAAGAAGCAGCTGTGA